A region of Vitis vinifera cultivar Pinot Noir 40024 chromosome 13, ASM3070453v1 DNA encodes the following proteins:
- the LOC132254887 gene encoding uncharacterized protein LOC132254887 translates to MVTITVTVTILVTVTVTVTILVTVTVTVTVSVIIMVTNGNGNGNDDSDSNSNGNDDANGVGDGNGNGDGNGNGDVKDNSDGNNDSNGNGQCRSDGDGNGNYDGDSNGDSDSDSNKDGNGDSHGGGKGHGHGNDNIDDHDHGTDYVNGNSTGNDDSNNNRKSNGNNNGDANGHDDFNDDGNSNVTVTVMVTMMATVTMMVTVMVMVTVTM, encoded by the exons ATGGTCACGATAACAGTGACGGTGACTATACTAGTgacagtaacggtgacggtgactATACTAGTgacagtaacggtgacggtaacggtttCGGTAATTATAATGGTAAC taacggtaacggtaatggtaatgatGACAGTGACAGTAATAGTAATGGTAACGATGATGCTAATGGTgtcggtgacggtaacggtaacggtgacggtaacggtaacggtgacgttAAGGATAACAGTGATGGTAATAATgacagtaacggtaacggtCAATGTCGTAgtgatggtgacggtaacggtaactaTGATGGAGACAGTAACGGTGACAGTGACAGTGACAGTAACAAAgacggtaacggtgacagtCACGGTGGTGGTAAGGGTCATGGTCATGGTAACGATAACATTGATGATCACGATCACGGTACAGATTACGTTAACGGTAACAGTACCGGTAACGATGACAGTAACAATAACAGAAAGAGTAACGGTAACAATAATGGTGATGCTAATGGTCACGATGACTTTAACGATgatggtaacagtaacg TGACAGTGACGGTAATGGTCACGATGATGGCAACGGTAAcgatgatggtaacggtaatggtgatggtaacggttaCAATGTAA
- the LOC132254888 gene encoding uncharacterized protein LOC132254888 produces the protein MPSYIPSEAYFFDIIITVTVTITVTLTITIAVIVTVIITFIVNVTITVIVTLTVIVTVTITITVTIIVTVTITVTVTVTITIIVTISVTVTVTTIVTITITIGVTVTIIVTIIVTVIVTVTVTVTVTVMITVTVTMIITVTITVTLNITITVTFTLTIIDAITVTVTITVTATVTVTVTVTIIVIFTVTVTVIVIVTVTVTTTITVIITVIVNVSIIVTITIIVTVTVTVTVTVTVTLTVIVTGSITITIIVSITVTIIITVTIFVIVTITVDVTLPLLLPWMLPYYYSYCYH, from the exons ATGCCATCCTACATTCCATCTGAAGcttatttcttt GACATCATCATcactgttaccgtcaccattaccgtgACTCTCACCATTACCATTGCTGTTATCGTAACCGTAATTATCACCTTTATCGTCAATGTTACAATCACCGTTATCGTGACCCTAACTGTAATCGTCACCGTTactattaccattaccgttactatTATCGTAACTGTtactatcaccgttaccgttaccgttaccatcactatCATTGTTACTATCAGTgtcaccgttactgtcaccactatcgttaccattaccattaccattgGAGTCACCGTCACCATTATTGTGACCATCATCGTCACCGTTATCGTGACCGTTACGGTCACCGTTACCGTGACCGTTAtgatcaccgttaccgtcactatGATCAtcactgttaccattaccgttacccttaacatcaccattaccgttaccttTACCCTTACCATTATCGAtgccatcaccgttaccgttaccattactgttaccgcCACCGTCACTGTCactgtcaccgttaccattattgTTATATTTACTGTTACTGTTACAGTTATcgtcatcgttaccgttaccgttaccactACTATTACCGTCATCATTACCGTTATCGTTAATGTTTCTATTattgttaccatcaccattatcgttactgttaccgtcacAGTAACTGTAACCGTCACTGTTACCTTGACCGTGATCGTTACCGGATCCATTACCATAACCATCATCGTTTCCATCACCGTGACCATCATCATTACAGTCACCATTTTCGTTATTGTTACTATTACCGTCGACGTTACcttaccgttactgttaccatgGATGTTACCTTACTATTACAGTTATTGTTACCATTAA